From one Lycium barbarum isolate Lr01 chromosome 6, ASM1917538v2, whole genome shotgun sequence genomic stretch:
- the LOC132599053 gene encoding ceramide synthase LOH2 — MDSIWANSASPSASHLLYAIYFAFGFVLVRLFLDRFIFRRLAILLLRLGTTNLKNDEATRGKVVKCSESMWKFAYYATIEFCVLKVAYHAPWFLDVKQYFRGWPNQDLSVGIKLIYMCQCGFYTYSIAALLVWETRRKDFAVMMSHHIVTVFLISCSYISSFFRIGIVILALHDASDVFLEAAKVFKYSEKELGASVLFGCFAVSWVILRLIFFPFWVIRSSSYYLCEVLKLSEAYDTMIYYVFNTMLLTLLVFHIYWWILICSMIMRQLKNRGQVGEDIRSDSEDDD, encoded by the exons ATGGACTCGATTTGGGCGAACAGTGCTAGCCCTAGTGCTTCTCATTTGCTCTATGCCATCTATTTCGCTTTTGGTTTCGTCCTTGTCAGATTATTCCTTGACAGATTCATCTTTCGT AGGCTAGCCATTTTGTTGCTGCGTCTGGGAACAACCAATCTGAAGAATGATGAGGCTACAAGAGGAAAAGTTGTTAAATGCTCTGAATCCATGTGGAAATTTGCTTATTATGCCACTATTGAGTTTTGTGTGCTAAAAGTTGCTTATCATGCGCCATGGTTCCTAGATGTTAAGCAATATTTCAGGGGCTGGCCAAATCAAGATCTATC GGTTGGAATCAAACTTATCTATATGTGCCAATGTGGGTTCTACACCTATTCCATTGCTGCCCTCCTTGTTTGGGAAACGCGACGGAAAGACTTTGCTGTAATGATGTCCCATCACATTGTCACAGTTTTTCTGATTTCATGCTCATATATTTCAAG CTTCTTTCGGATTGGGATAGTTATTCTTGCATTACATGATGCAAGTGATGTCTTTCTTGAAGCTGCCAAAGTTTTTAAATATTCAGAGAAGGAGCTTGGAGCTAGTGTACTATTTGGTTGTTTTGCTGTCTCTTGGGTTATACTTAGGCTGATATTCTTTCCATTTTGGGTCATACGATCCTCAAG CTATTATCTGTGTGAGGTCTTGAAGTTGTCAGAGGCATATGATACAATGATATACTACGTCTTCAACACAATGCTCTTGACGCTACTTGTGTTCCACATTTATTGGTGGATTCTCATATGTTCAATGATCATGAGACAGTTGAAAAATAGAGGGCAAGTTGGGGAAGATATAAGATCTG ATTCGGAAGATGATGACTAA
- the LOC132599055 gene encoding abscisic acid 8'-hydroxylase 4, with the protein MENICCSILYFLLFLIALRLYYHISSKKLKRKNLRKLKLPPGSMGWPYVGKTLQLYSQDPNVFFANKQKRYGDVFKTRILGYPCVMLASPEAARFVLVTYAHLFKPTYPKSKERLIGPSALFFHQGNYHSRLRKLVQSSLSPEALRKLVSDIEALAVSSLESWAENNQVINTFRVMKKFSFEVGILTIFGQLDAKYKEELNKNYSIVEKGYNSFPTNLPGTAYYKAMVARRKLNQILSEIICERKEKKTVEKDLLCHLLNYKDEKRQTLTEDQIADNIIGVLFAAQDTTASALTWILKYLHDDQKLLEAVKAEQRTIYESNEGGKNPLRWAQTRNMSLTYRVILESLRMSSVISFTYREAVVDVQYDGYLIPKGWKVMPLFRNIHHNPEFFADPRTFDASRFEVAPKPNTYMPFGNGAHACPGNELAKLEMLILIHHLVTKFRWEVVASKGAVQYSPFPIPQHGLPSRFWKEQDRSLENKMPPDKN; encoded by the exons ATGGAGAATATTTGTTGTTCcatcctttactttcttctcTTTCTTATAGCTCTTCGCTTATACTATCATATTTCATCAAAGAAACTAAAACGGAAAAACTTACGAAAATTAAAGCTGCCTCCTGGTTCAATGGGCTGGCCGTACGTGGGGAAAACACTCCAACTGTACTCTCAAGACCCAAATGTCTTCTTTGCTAACAAACAAAAAAG GTATGGCGATGTATTCAAAACACGCATTCTTGGGTACCCTTGTGTTATGTTAGCTAGTCCTGAAGCTGCCAGATTCGTGCTGGTAACTTACGCTCACTTGTTCAAACCAACGTACCCTAAGAGCAAAGAGAGGTTGATTGGCCCTTCTGCTTTGTTCTTTCACCAAGGAAACTACCATTCTCGACTAAGGAAGCTGGTTCAGAGCTCGTTATCTCCTGAAGCTCTTCGTAAACTAGTTAGTGATATCGAGGCCTTGGCCGTTTCTTCCTTGGAGTCATGGGCGGAAAATAACCAAGTCATCAATACATTCCGTGTGATGAAGAAG TTCTCCTTTGAAGTaggtattcttactatatttggTCAGCTGGATGCTAAGTACAAAGAGGAGCTCAACAAAAACTATTCCATAGTAGAAAAAGGCTATAATTCTTTCCCTACGAACTTACCCGGAACTGCTTATTACAAAGCTATGGTG GCGAGGAGGAAGCTTAATCAGATTCTCAGTGAAATAATATGTGAAAGGAAGGAGAAAAAAACAGTAGAGAAAGATCTCTTGTGTCATCTGTTGAATTACAAAGATGAGAAAAGACAGACTTTAACAGAAGATCAAATTGCTGACAATATCATCGGGGTACTCTTCGCAGCCCAGGACACAACAGCTAGTGCTCTAACATGGATTCTCAAGTACCTCCATGATGACCAGAAACTTTTAGAAGCTGTCAAG GCAGAACAAAGAACAATTTATGAATCAAATGAAGGAGGAAAGAACCCGTTGAGATGGGCTCAAACAAGAAATATGTCACTAACTTACAGG GTCATTTTAGAGAGCTTAAGGATGTCTAGCGTTATATCTTTCACCTATAGAGAAGCTGTGGTTGATGTACAATACGACG GTTACTTGATTCCAAAAGGTTGGAAGGTCATGCCACTATTTAGAAACATTCATCACAATCCAGAATTTTTTGCCGACCCTCGAACTTTTGATGCTTCCAGATTTGAG GTTGCTCCCAAGCCCAATACCTACATGCCATTTGGCAATGGTGCCCATGCTTGTCCAGGAAATGAACTTGCCAAACTGGAGATGCTGATTCTAATTCATCATTTGGTTACCAAATTTAG GTGGGAAGTCGTAGCTTCCAAAGGAGCAGTACAGTATAGCCCATTCCCCATACCTCAGCATGGACTTCCATCTAGGTTCTGGAAGGAACAAGACAGATCCCTAGAAAACAAGATGCCTCCTGATAAAAACTAA